Proteins encoded within one genomic window of Humulus lupulus chromosome 1, drHumLupu1.1, whole genome shotgun sequence:
- the LOC133787019 gene encoding pentatricopeptide repeat-containing protein At2g03880, mitochondrial, which produces MRAICKRRCAAPPSVLQRRFSGTILAFCNDPVSLSSSSLVEDFTRYCYQRQLPAAMRAMDAMQRRGVWANSITYSELIKCCLARGAVEQGKLVHKHLFSNGYQPKTFVLNVLISMYVKFGILEEALEVFNLMPERNVVSWTTMIAAYSNAKLNVRALDLLVLMLREGLRPNMFTYSSVLRACFDSWILKQLHSSIIKVGLESDVFVRSALINIYSKWGELQNALGVFNEMVTGDLIVWNAIIGGFSQNSIGDEALNLFRNMKMAGFVADQSTLTSVLRACTGLALLELGRQVHVHVLKFDHDLILNNALLDMYCKCGSFEDANSLFHRMKEKDVISWSTMIAGLAQNGFSQKALKLFETMKVSGTKPNYITILGVLFACSHAGLVEDGWYYFRSMKQLFGIEPTKEHYGCIIDLLGRAGKLDEAVNLIHEMKCEADAVTWRTLLGACRVHRNVDLAMHAAKQILKLDPEDAGTYILLSNIYANSQRWTDVTEVRRSMRAIGVRKEPGCSWIEVNKQIHAFTIGDNSHPQMDGINRHLSQLIQRLMELGYVPDTNFVLQDLEGEQSEDSLRYHSEKLAIVFGLMTLPKEKIIRVRKNIRICGDCHVFAKLLSNMEKRTIVIRDPIRYHHFQNGMCSCGDYW; this is translated from the coding sequence ATGAGAGCCATCTGCAAGCGACGTTGCGCAGCGCCGCCTTCCGTTCTACAACGTCGTTTCTCGGGGACGATTTTGGCGTTTTGTAATGACCCGGTATCATTGTCATCCTCCTCCCTGGTCGAGGATTTCACCAGATATTGCTATCAGAGACAACTGCCCGCGGCCATGAGAGCTATGGACGCCATGCAACGCCGTGGAGTTTGGGCTAATTCGATTACGTACTCGGAGCTCATTAAGTGCTGCTTGGCTCGTGGGGCTGTCGAACAGGGTAAGCTCGTCCATAAACACCTTTTCTCAAATGGGTATCAGCCGAAGACCTTTGTACTCAACGTTCTCATTAGTATGTATGTTAAATTTGGTATCTTGGAGGAAGCACTGGAAGTGTTCAACTTAATGCCTGAAAGAAATGTTGTTTCTTGGACGACGATGATTGCAGCTTACTCTAATGCTAAACTCAATGTCAGGGCATTGGATTTATTAGTATTGATGCTTAGAGAAGGTTTGAGGCCAAATATGTTCACCTACTCCTCTGTTCTGAGAGCATGTTTCGATTCATGGATTCTTAAACAGCTTCATTCTAGTATAATTAAAGTTGGGTTGGAGTCTGATGTTTTTGTTCGTAGCGCTCTCAttaatatttactcaaaatgggGTGAACTTCAAAATGCTTTAGGTGTTTTTAATGAGATGGTGACTGGAGACTTGATTGTTTGGAACGCCATCATTGGGGGTTTCTCACAAAACAGCATCGGGGACGAAGCTTTGAATCTGTTTAGGAACATGAAAATGGCAGGTTTTGTGGCTGACCAATCCACATTGACAAGTGTTTTGAGAGCGTGTACAGGATTAGCGCTTTTGGAATTGGGTAGACAAGTTCATGTTCACGTATTGAAGTTTGACCATGATCTAATTTTGAACAATGCACTTCTTGATATGTATTGCAAGTGTGGCAGCTTTGAAGACGCAAACAGTCTGTTCCATAGGATGAAGGAGAAGGACGTAATTTCCTGGAGTACTATGATTGCAGGGTTAGCTCAAAACGGTTTCAGCCAAAAGGCGTTGAAGTTATTCGAGACAATGAAAGTTTCAGGGACTAAACCAAACTACATTACAATTCTTGGAGTTTTGTTTGCCTGTAGCCATGCCGGTCTTGTAGAAGATGGATGGTACTATTTTCGATCAATGAAGCAGCTATTCGGGATAGAGCCCACAAAGGAGCATTACGGTTGCATCATTGATCTTCTTGGAAGGgctggaaagcttgacgaagcaGTTAATTTAATTCATGAAATGAAGTGTGAAGCTGATGCCGTTACATGGAGAACTTTGCTCGGTGCGTGCAGGGTTCACCGGAATGTAGACCTAGCCATGCACGCAGCCAAGCAAATACTAAAACTGGATCCTGAAGATGCTGGAACCTATATTCTGCTATCTAATATTTATGCAAATTCTCAGAGATGGACTGATGTTACCGAAGTTAGAAGGAGCATGAGAGCCATAGGAGTCAGGAAAGAGCCAGGATGTAGCTGGATTGAAGTTAACAAACAGATTCACGCTTTCACTATAGGAGATAACTCGCATCCACAGATGGATGGCATTAATAGGCACCTAAGCCAGTTGATTCAGAGATTAATGGAACTGGGATATGTTCCGGACACCAATTTTGTTTTGCAAGACCTTGAGGGGGAACAAAGTGAAGATTCACTTCGATATCATAGCGAAAAATTGGCAATTGTCTTTGGTTTGATGACCTTGCCAAAAGAAAAAATTATTCGAGTTAGGAAAAACATCAGGATCTGCGGAGACTGTCATGTCTTTGCAAAACTCTTATCAAATATGGAGAAAAGAACTATTGTGATACGGGACCCCATTCGCTACCATCATTTTCAAAATGGCATGTGTTCTTGTGGGGATTACTGGTAG